A stretch of DNA from Spirosoma endbachense:
GATAATTATCTGTTTTGACCCCTCCGTCTTTTTCGCGTGGAATAGCCTTCAAAAAGTCCGTATTCGGCTTTACTCCCAATCCCAGTAATACAAAGTCAGCCGGAAGGCGTTGGCCATTATCAAGCAAAACCGCATTAACCGCACCACTACCCTCCAGACGATCTATTTTGCGTCCTAAATGAAATCGGATACCTTCTTTTTCGTGCCAGCCCTGTATAAGACGGCCAATCTTTTCTCCCATTATTTTTGCAAATGGCACGCTTTCCACCCCAACGATATCTACTTCACTACCAAGTTTTCGTAAACTCATCGCTCCTTCTAATCCGATAAAGGAGCTTCCTACAATAACGACCCGCTTTCCCTGCTGACCCATTTCACGCAGTTTTTGGCTATCGTGCAGGCTACGCAATGTATAAACCCCTTTCAACTCAGGGTCTAATCCCGGCAATGGATTGGGCTTACCGCCCGAGCAAACCAACGCCTTATCATACGTAAGGGACTCACCTGTGTTTAGCTCAATTTGCCGGGTAGCAGGATCAAGTGATATTACGTGTTGATTGGTACGAATGTCAATGCCATAATCCTTATAGAACTCATCCGAACGGAGTGGCATCCATTCATCGGGGGCCTTTCCCTGCAAGTAATCTTTTGAACAATTAGGCCGGTCATAAGGCGCTTCCTGGCTGGCAGTAAGCATCACGATTTTACCGGTAAAGCCGCCTTCACGCAGGCCCTCGGCCGCAAAAGCACCGGCTCCTCCCCCACCAACGATGACATAGGTTTCTTCAGTAGCCGAATCAGGCGCAACCATCGGATTTTCAAGGCTTTCTATATTGGTCGTTAGCCGCACGAACACCTGGCCGCCCTCAATGCGTACTTCATGCGTAGATAGTCCATTCAGAGCTGGCGCTTCGAGTCGGTGTCCATTTCTAACATCATAGCAGGCATTATGCCAGGGACAAATGAGCCGGTGGCCATTGAGCAGGCCTTTCACCAAAGGTGCCTGATAATGAGCGCATTTAGGATGAAGTGCGTAGAACTGCCCATCGGCACGAGCTAATAAGACGTCGGTATCACCAACGCGAACTTCTTTTAGTTGACCATCGACAAGATCATCAACACGGCAAACGGCGGCTTCGGTGTAGTCAGCGATCATAATCAGCAAGGATGAATGAGTTTGTGCTATAAACTACAAATCAGGATAGATTGATTGATGACACTGGCCTAATTTACAAACCAGGCTACCGGTTGCATCGTAAAAGCGCTTAACTAGAGATGGATCTGACTGGTTTGGTAGTGAAACTTACGGCGTTAAGGAATTAGTACTTGACGATCAACTAAAAAGCCGATGTAATTGCTACATCGGCTTTTTGATATGGGCAATCCTTATCTATCGTTTCAGACTACTTCGAGGTAGCCATTACCATCTTAATATTCAGTTTCGCACCCGTCTGGAGCACATCGACCAAATCCTGAACCGTCAA
This window harbors:
- a CDS encoding FAD-dependent oxidoreductase, encoding MIADYTEAAVCRVDDLVDGQLKEVRVGDTDVLLARADGQFYALHPKCAHYQAPLVKGLLNGHRLICPWHNACYDVRNGHRLEAPALNGLSTHEVRIEGGQVFVRLTTNIESLENPMVAPDSATEETYVIVGGGGAGAFAAEGLREGGFTGKIVMLTASQEAPYDRPNCSKDYLQGKAPDEWMPLRSDEFYKDYGIDIRTNQHVISLDPATRQIELNTGESLTYDKALVCSGGKPNPLPGLDPELKGVYTLRSLHDSQKLREMGQQGKRVVIVGSSFIGLEGAMSLRKLGSEVDIVGVESVPFAKIMGEKIGRLIQGWHEKEGIRFHLGRKIDRLEGSGAVNAVLLDNGQRLPADFVLLGLGVKPNTDFLKAIPREKDGGVKTDNYLKLADGLYAAGDIAHYPVADGTQRIEHWKVAGFQGYIAGMNMAGKEEPYSSIPFFWTNQQGKRINYIGHADHFDAIIYDGDPETDEAFLALYVQNDQIKAAAGLKRDQDIIAIRELMHAGRMPSVEEVRQGIKWVDELKKA